The Takifugu flavidus isolate HTHZ2018 unplaced genomic scaffold, ASM371156v2 ctg423, whole genome shotgun sequence region tggatgaattgttgttgtttttaatttatggacgctgcaatggagataaagaattgaaggaatgaccactagagggggtattgctgcctgacatgatccactcgcttgatttaaacgccgatgtccggccccaaaaatctttacttacacgaccttcctgcagttcctcacagctggaatcaggcgacatcgtccctccactgaggtgttgtactgctgcaggttcagctcatccagaacctcctctgacatctgcagcaggtaggccagagctgaacagtggatcactgacagtttcctctctgatttcttccctgacttcaggaactcttggatctcctgatggactgactgatccttcatctccatcaaacagtggaagatgttgatgcttctgtctggggagaattcatcactgttctcctccttcaggttgttgaggaccttctggatggtttctgggtggctgttcctctgatccaacagtccacccaagatcctctgattggactccagagagagaccatgaaggaagcgaacaaacaagtccaggtggccatttttacttttgagagatttcattagtgctctcctgaggaagtcatcaagagatgtgactggatcgttttTGTGAACAACCATGAAAACCTGGAATAGCggattggttcagaatattctaggaactgacttataaccactgtgtctttcctggtgtaacggtggaatatgtagacggcagccagaaactcctgaacgctcagatgaacaaagcagtagactgatttctggaagatcacactctctcttttgaagatctctgtacaaactcctgagtacaccgacacctcggagacgtccagtccacatcgctccaggtcttctgagtagaacatgatgtttcctttctccagatgttcaaacgccagccgacccaacttcagaaggagttctttgtcagcctcagtcagtttccctggtctctgctttcctccatacttctgcttcttcctctttatctgaaccctcaggaagtgtgagtagaggtcagtcagggttttgggcagctctcctctctggtctctggtcatcatgtcctccagaactatagcagtgatccagcagaaaactgggatcagacacatgatgtggaggctcctggaggccttgatgtgtgagatgattctcttggacagatcttcatcactgaacctcctcctgaagtactcctccttctgggagtcagtgaagcctcgtacttctgtgatcctgtcaacacacgagggaggaatctgatgggctgctgcaggtctggaggtgatccagatgagagctgagggaagcaggttcccctggatgaggttcaccaggagcacgccaacggacgatacttgtgtgacatcagagatgacctgatgcttgttgaaacccagtgaaaatctgctttcatccaggccatcaaagatgaacagaagtttccagacagtcagatcgtctgctctgatcttctgtaatgttggatggaaaacatgaagcagtgagagaagactgtgctgctcatctctgatcaagttcagctccctccatgagagcggaagcaccagactgatgtcttggttctccaaaccttctgcccagtccagactgaacttctgcactgagaaggtttttccaacgccggcgacaccgttggtcagaaccactctgatgtgtctctgttgctcagataagactttgaagatgtcctggcacttgattggagtgtcctggatgttcttcttggaggttctctcaagctgtctcacctcatgttgtgtgtccacctcctcactttgtccctcagtgatgtagagctcagtgtagatcgtgttcagcagggttccacttcctgcttcatgagttccttcagtcacatgttcacatcttctcttcagactcatcttatgaccttctatcacctcctgcagatcacttcctgaacataagtaaaccaatgatttccatctataataaatcatcaacacaactccaaattcatgacatcacaaattaaatctcatattgaacagttttactttgtttgggcttcatttcagcatctccagatctgcttccagattgtgaacaagaggactctcctggtggagctgcctggtcccagtttgataggatgtgctcccccctctcactatgaaacacatctctattagtcctttgatttataggatgaaagaacctgatcaagactcaatattgttccagcatttatgtatgaattcatctttcagtttaaacctgattcttgtttctaatcaacaatattcacattaagtctgtaactatatgagtgtctgaggtttaagtgttaaacatctccaataataaactcacaacctgctgctgttaatgtgactaacagctgccacacaaacacatcatcacgctttagttttcttacatttcctctgaacttctgaagtttattatattattttggaccagtcactcttcagggacacacagctgggcactgtggactctgctctgtcctcgtccatcctgaggaaacatcagaaatagtgatgagactgtgatgaaggtaaataatctgtagaggttggagttcaataatcccaattcactgcatttttatcaaacaggaacatttctaatccattctggataacaactgaatcaatcaatcaatgatgtctctgtatcattttcatgttttcagagtttaagctgcttttttaactgttccctgcagtgagaaaagaactggcaccttttccagcccctcatcctgcagcactgaatgtgctctaaagttctttccagagcaaacgtctctgcacttgcagcaacatgttgtagtcatggatccgtgaggagaaccggatacaggaaacgcccccactttgatcccaaaacccaactggtggccaacggtggtccggcaacgatggggacgctggtccatcgggccgacaacactggttttccacaggccaacatggtgaaaggactgtgcaccgtttcattttaaagagctgatgaatttcatttttcacgatagtagaagctaatacccacaaaatgatgttttgtatggttgtgaaatgttct contains the following coding sequences:
- the LOC130520558 gene encoding NLR family CARD domain-containing protein 3-like gives rise to the protein MKPKQRSDLQEVIEGHKMSLKRRCEHVTEGTHEAGSGTLLNTIYTELYITEGQSEEVDTQHEVRQLERTSKKNIQDTPIKCQDIFKVLSEQQRHIRVVLTNGVAGVGKTFSVQKFSLDWAEGLENQDISLVLPLSWRELNLIRDEQHSLLSLLHVFHPTLQKIRADDLTVWKLLFIFDGLDESRFSLGFNKHQVISDVTQVSSVGVLLVNLIQGNLLPSALIWITSRPAAAHQIPPSCVDRITEVRGFTDSQKEEYFRRRFSDEDLSKRIISHIKASRSLHIMCLIPVFCWITAIVLEDMMTRDQRGELPKTLTDLYSHFLRVQIKRKKQKYGGKQRPGKLTEADKELLLKLGRLAFEHLEKGNIMFYSEDLERCGLDVSEVSVYSGVCTEIFKRESVIFQKSVYCFVHLSVQEFLAAVYIFHRYTRKDTVFMVVHKNDPVTSLDDFLRRALMKSLKSKNGHLDLFVRFLHGLSLESNQRILGGLLDQRNSHPETIQKVLNNLKEENSDEFSPDRSINIFHCLMEMKDQSVHQEIQEFLKSGKKSERKLSVIHCSALAYLLQMSEEVLDELNLQQYNTSVEGRCRLIPAVRNCRKVVLYGSLLSNSHWEVVASAMTSNPSHLRELSLSKNQSLRDADVKLLSSAMMHPNCRLERLRLWRCSLSKISCDSLASALRSNPSHLRVLDLSETELKDPAVKLLCGALQDPLCELETLSLWRCSLSEISCGSLASALRSNPSHLRVLELNYNSLRIQE